From the genome of uncultured Methanobrevibacter sp.:
TTTGACTCCTTTGGTAGCACTTTTCTTAATCACAATAGAACTTGTTGCAGATCCTTTATATTTCAAATCGTATGGTAATATTTTGACTTTGTGTGTTCCAGCTGAAAATTCATTAGTTGCAAAACCGATTGCTCCATTATAAATCTTTGTACTGCCTTTAATCTTTTTGGTTTTTAATACAAAAGTTTTATATTTTTTACCTGTGTAAATTAAAAATTTAATCTTAATTCCATTAATGCCCTTATTGGTCTTTTTATTTGAAACAATGTAAGAAAGTATCGCACCATTCTTGTCTGAAGTCCTCGCTTGCAATTTAAATTTCAAAGCAGTTTGTTTAATTACTTTAATTGAAGATGTTAATGTATTGAATTTATATCCGCTATGTGTTCCGCTTACAACAATTTTATGGGTTCCGGCACCCAAACTTTTAGTTTTGTATGAAGCTATGCCTTTTGAGTTTGTAGTTACTGTTGTAGTTTTATATTTTTTTCCAGTGTAAACTTTTAGGGTGAGTTTCATTTTTGGTATAGGTTTGTTGGTTTTGGAATTAATGATTTTTATGGACCATATGCTAGAACTTTTAAGTGCAACTGTTAATTTGGATGCTGAAATTACTGCAACCGCTTTTTTAACAGTTATATTTAAATCCTTATCAATTGCAGTGTGGTTTTCATCAGGGGTTGTAGTAACTCTAAGAATATAATTCCCAACTCCCAAACCGGATATTGTCAATATACTTTTTGAAAAAGTAATTTTGGCTTCTTTATGGTTTAAAACTCGAATATTTTCTTTTTGAACAGTTCCTCCATCAACAATAACTTGAACTGAGCCTGATGCACCATATTCAAAAATCATACTTGCGGTAAAATCAACACTGGATGATATTTTGGTCTTATTGAAAATGTTTTCTCTTTCATAAGTTTTTTCAGAAATATTCAATGCATCATCTTTGCTTTCATTGTATTTGATAGCAAAATAATTTGAGATTATGGTTGAAGATGAATTACAGTATATTGCATTTCCAAATAATGCATCATTATCTTTAAAACTTGAATTTCTAATAAATCCGTATCCAACTAAACTAATTGCGCCTCCGTTTAAATTTAATGCATTATTTCCATTGAAATTACAGTTATCAATTTCTGTATTTTCACAGCTGCTGAATATGGCTCCTCCACCAGTAATATCAGATTCATTTTCATAATTTCTAAGATAGTTCTGGTCAAATTTACTATTGGAAATTGTATTTCCCTTGCCTTTCAAGACAATTGCTCCTCCACCTTGTGATGCAAAGTTATTGTTGAATGTACACTCAGTTATGAGACAATTGTTGGATTCAATTAATATTGCTCCACCATATTTGTATGCTGAATTTTCATTGAATGAACAATTTACTATTTGGCAGTCGTCTCCTTCTATTAATATTGCACCAGCAATTTGTGCTTTATTAGTTTTAAAAGTAGAATCAGTTATTTTACAGTTGTTTCCTTTTAATAATATAGTTCCGCTTTCTTTAGCAGTATTTTGAATAATCTCACAATTATTTAGGGTTCCCGCATTACCTTCCCAAAGAATTGTGGCACCATAATTTTCTTTACCACCATATAATTTTAAATTACTTAAAATAACATTAGATGCCGTGTTTTTAATATTAAATAATCTTAAATCTTTAAAAGTAGTTTCAGTTGGTTTGATTGTGGCACCATTGCCGTCACCACGGATGTTTAGTGTTTTATCAATATTGATTGTATTTTTTAGTTCAAAAGTACCGTTAAGAACAATTGTATCTCCTTCTACTGCTTGGTCAATTGTATCTTGAATATTGCTTTCGGGAGTAATGTAATGTGTGTTTGGTTCATTAACATCCAATTCTTCTGTTACTTGTGTTTCAATAATTGTTAAATTGTCCGGCGAAATATTCGAATCATTCCCAGCACTTACATTTGAAACAGTAAAAATACTTAACAATATAAGTATCAGTAATATTTTTTTATTCATTTTTTTCCTCCTTAAAAAGAAAAATTAAGGATAAGTTCCTTAAATCTTACGGAAAAATTTAATTCCTTTTGTAGCGCTTTTCTGGATTGTAATTGAAGTTGTAATTGTTCCTTTATATTTGATGTTTTCAGGCATGAATACAACTTTATGTTTTCCTGCTGAAAAACTGTTTGTTGCAAAACCGATAGCACCATTATAGGATTTCTTTTTGCCTTTGAGTTTTTTAGTGGTTAAAATATATGTTTTGTATTTTTTGCCTGTATATATTAAAACCTTAATTTTAACTCCGTTGATTCCTTTATTTGTATTTTTATTGGATACTAAATAAGAAAGCAGTGACCCACTTTTTCCATTTGTCCTTTGTTGTAATTTAAATTTCAATGGGGTTTGTTTTACAACTGTAATGGATGAAGTTAATGTGTTAAATTTATAACCGCTATGGGTTGCGCTTACCTCGATTTTGTGAGTGCCGGAAGTCAGATCTTTGGTTTTATATGATGCCACTCCTTTTGAATTTGTAGTTACTGATACTGTTTTATATTTCTTACCTGTGAATACTTTTAATGTAAGTCTCATGTTTGGAATGCCTTTATTATTCCCTGAGTCAACCAATGTAATTGTCCAAACACCTGCACTTTTAAGGGCAACAGTTAATTTGGATGCTTTAATGACTGCAGTTGCTTGTTTAACTGTGAAATTTAAATCTCCATCAACAGCAGTATGATTCTCATCCGGTGTTGTAGTAACTCTAAGGGTATAGTTTCCAACATCTAAATTGGAAATTGTTAAAACATTGTTTGAATAAGTAATTTTAGCTTTGTCATGATTTAAAACATGAATATTTTCAAGTTCGATTTTTCCTCCACTGACATTTACATAAATGGAACCTGATGATCCGTATTCAAAAATAAGTCCTGGAGAAAAAATAACACTGGAATTTACTTTCACACGTTCAATTGTATTATTTAATCTCAATAACTCGGAATAAGGGATTCCAGGAACTGCATCTGCAATAATCTCATCATAATCAAGCACAAAATGATTAAACATGATATCATATGAAGAATACATTAAATCATTACCTAATCTAGCCATATTGTCTTTAAAGAAAGATTTTCTCACGGTATTATTGATGTATAAACTTATAGCACCTCCATATGCTTCAAGTGCTTGATTTCCTATGAATGTACAATTGTCAACTGTTAAACCGTCGGAATCAGCACTGAAAATTGCACCGCCTCCCTGAGTTTCATTTTCATCTAATTTATTTGTAATGTAGTTGTTGTAAAATTCACAGTATTCAATAGTATTGTTTTGTTTAAGTACAGAAATTGCACCTCCGTAATCAGTACAATGGTTGTTTGTGAATTTACAATGGCTTATAATGCTGTTATCTGCCCATAATGCTATTGCTCCCCCATGACTTTTTTCACCATTTGCCATGTTGTCGTTGAATTCACAATTTGTTATGGTGCAAGCACTACCATTCAAAAGAATAGCACCTCCATGCATAGCCGCATGATTGTTTGTAAAAATACTATTCTCTATTTTACAGTTATTGCCTAAAATGAGAAGTGCACCGCCAATAGCATTCTCTCTTATTGCGGAATTATCTATAAATTCACAGTTTGCTATGGTACCGTTATCGCCTTCCCAATATACAGCACCTCCCCATAAGAATATGCCGTTAACAAATTTTATATTATTTAATTCAACGTTTGAAGCATTGATATTAAAAAATGGGGAACTATAATCTTTGCTTGTATTGAATGTTATAACAGCACCGTCATCTGATCCGACGATTTTAACTGGTTTATTAACATTAATTAGGTAATCGCATGTATAATTTCCATTGAGAGTAATTGTGGAATATTCCTCGGCAGCATCAATTTCACGTTGAATATTCCTATATTCATCTTCTCCAGACTTTAAATTAGAATCAGTATCTTGATTATCTGTGATTAGCTCTTCTGTCATTGTTTCTTCTAGTGATTGCGTTTCTATAGTGCTGGTATTGTCAGATGAGATAATATCAGAAGCATCTGCTGCACTCACATTAGAAAAGGCACAAACACTTATTATCATAATCAAAAATATTAGTAATATTTTTTTCATATTAGTTTCCACCTTTAAAAATATAAAATATATTGAATATTTCATATTTTTCTAATGGAATCTATTTAAAAGTTTCATATAAAGCATTAACTTTCATTCACTCGTCAAATTGCGAAGAATGCTTTAAAATTTTTTAAAAAAAAGAATTTGAAGAATAATAATTATTCTTCGATATAGGAATCTATGTCTATATCTAAATCATCGCAGATTCCTTTTAATTGTTCGTATAATTTTTCATCAATTGCTACACCATTAGCTTCGGCATCAGCAATTCTTTTTACTTCCAAATCGCCCGGAATTGCAACAGTTTCACCAGTAGCTCTGACTTGTGAGACAAAATCTTCGGTATTTGCAACAAATTCTCCAAAGTCTCCAAATTTGGATGGATCAATTACAACATATAAGTCTCCTTTTGTACAATCTTTGGTTGGTGAAGCTGTACCACTAACTCCAAGTCCGTATCCTGCTTGTACTAATGGTCCAGTTAAAATTTCAATTAATAATGATAATGCATATCCTTTAAATCCACCAAATGGTAAAATTGATCCTTCAAGTGCTGCTTCAGGGTCGTTAGTTGGATTTCCATCTTTGTCTAATGCCCATCCGTCAGGCAAGTCCAGACCTTTTCTTTTTGATTCAATGATTTTTCCACGAGCAGTAACTGAAGTTGCCATGTCTACAGTAATGTATGTTTCTGAAGGGATACCTAATGCAATAGGGTTGGTACCAATTAAAGCTTGGCTTCCTCCTAATGGTGCTATAGCAGGATCAGTATTTGCAAGAACCAATCCGATACAGTTTTCCCTTAATGCTAAATCAGAATAAAATCCGGTGACACCGAAGTGATTTGTATTATGGACACCAACACATCCGATTCCTACTTCTTTAGCTTTTTTAATAGCTATTTGCATTGCTTTATATGATACAGCTTGTCCAAAACCACTATTACCATTTATTAAAGCAATTGCTGGTGTTTCTTTTTCAATCTCAATGTCATCTTTTAGGTTTATTGTTCCTGCTTCGATACTAATTAAGTACTGTGGAAATCTTCCAAGCCCATGTGATGTAAATCCTTTTAAATCTGCATCAATTGTTGCTTCAGCTACAAATTCACTGTCTTCTTCACTAGCTCCTAATTTTTTTAATATTTCTTTTACAAGAGCTATTTCTTTATCTTTCATTATCTTCATTCACACACCTCTTAATTATTTATCAAATCAGTATTCAATTTCGGATCCTTCAAAAGCTTTTACAGTAATTTTTTCATCGTCTGTTACTTTACCAATAATTTGGCAATTGCAGTATTCTTTCAAAGTACTCATTATTTTTTCAGCTTTGTTTTCTTCAGCGATTACAACAAAACCGATACCCATGTTAAATACTTTATACATTTCTTTGATGTCTACGTTTTGTTCATAGATTAATTTGAATATTTCAGGAACTTCCGGAAGGTCATTAATATCATATCCGACACCTTTTTTCAAACGTCTGAGATTTGTAAATCCTCCTCCGGTAATATGTGCAAGTCCGTTAATATTATATTCTTTTTCAAATAATGCTACAATAGGTTTAACATACAATTCAGTGGGTCTGATTAATTCTTCACCGATAGTTGTATTTCCGTTTGGCATTTTGTCGTTAACAGTAAAACCTGCATCATCAAACAATGCTTTTCTTGCTAAACTGTATCCATTGGAATGGATTCCGTTACTTTCAATACCAATCAATACATTTCCAGGTTCTATATTTTCACCAGTAATGATTTTATCGATATCTACGAAACCAATCCCAGTACCTGCTAAATCGAAATCTTTAATAATTCCTGGAAGTGAAGCAGTTTCACCACCTATAATTGCAATTTTTGATTCTTCAGCACCTTTAACAAGGCCTT
Proteins encoded in this window:
- a CDS encoding right-handed parallel beta-helix repeat-containing protein gives rise to the protein MNKKILLILILLSIFTVSNVSAGNDSNISPDNLTIIETQVTEELDVNEPNTHYITPESNIQDTIDQAVEGDTIVLNGTFELKNTINIDKTLNIRGDGNGATIKPTETTFKDLRLFNIKNTASNVILSNLKLYGGKENYGATILWEGNAGTLNNCEIIQNTAKESGTILLKGNNCKITDSTFKTNKAQIAGAILIEGDDCQIVNCSFNENSAYKYGGAILIESNNCLITECTFNNNFASQGGGAIVLKGKGNTISNSKFDQNYLRNYENESDITGGGAIFSSCENTEIDNCNFNGNNALNLNGGAISLVGYGFIRNSSFKDNDALFGNAIYCNSSSTIISNYFAIKYNESKDDALNISEKTYERENIFNKTKISSSVDFTASMIFEYGASGSVQVIVDGGTVQKENIRVLNHKEAKITFSKSILTISGLGVGNYILRVTTTPDENHTAIDKDLNITVKKAVAVISASKLTVALKSSSIWSIKIINSKTNKPIPKMKLTLKVYTGKKYKTTTVTTNSKGIASYKTKSLGAGTHKIVVSGTHSGYKFNTLTSSIKVIKQTALKFKLQARTSDKNGAILSYIVSNKKTNKGINGIKIKFLIYTGKKYKTFVLKTKKIKGSTKIYNGAIGFATNEFSAGTHKVKILPYDLKYKGSATSSIVIKKSATKGVKFFRSI
- a CDS encoding right-handed parallel beta-helix repeat-containing protein, with translation MKKILLIFLIMIISVCAFSNVSAADASDIISSDNTSTIETQSLEETMTEELITDNQDTDSNLKSGEDEYRNIQREIDAAEEYSTITLNGNYTCDYLINVNKPVKIVGSDDGAVITFNTSKDYSSPFFNINASNVELNNIKFVNGIFLWGGAVYWEGDNGTIANCEFIDNSAIRENAIGGALLILGNNCKIENSIFTNNHAAMHGGAILLNGSACTITNCEFNDNMANGEKSHGGAIALWADNSIISHCKFTNNHCTDYGGAISVLKQNNTIEYCEFYNNYITNKLDENETQGGGAIFSADSDGLTVDNCTFIGNQALEAYGGAISLYINNTVRKSFFKDNMARLGNDLMYSSYDIMFNHFVLDYDEIIADAVPGIPYSELLRLNNTIERVKVNSSVIFSPGLIFEYGSSGSIYVNVSGGKIELENIHVLNHDKAKITYSNNVLTISNLDVGNYTLRVTTTPDENHTAVDGDLNFTVKQATAVIKASKLTVALKSAGVWTITLVDSGNNKGIPNMRLTLKVFTGKKYKTVSVTTNSKGVASYKTKDLTSGTHKIEVSATHSGYKFNTLTSSITVVKQTPLKFKLQQRTNGKSGSLLSYLVSNKNTNKGINGVKIKVLIYTGKKYKTYILTTKKLKGKKKSYNGAIGFATNSFSAGKHKVVFMPENIKYKGTITTSITIQKSATKGIKFFRKI
- the comC gene encoding L-sulfolactate dehydrogenase yields the protein MKIMKDKEIALVKEILKKLGASEEDSEFVAEATIDADLKGFTSHGLGRFPQYLISIEAGTINLKDDIEIEKETPAIALINGNSGFGQAVSYKAMQIAIKKAKEVGIGCVGVHNTNHFGVTGFYSDLALRENCIGLVLANTDPAIAPLGGSQALIGTNPIALGIPSETYITVDMATSVTARGKIIESKRKGLDLPDGWALDKDGNPTNDPEAALEGSILPFGGFKGYALSLLIEILTGPLVQAGYGLGVSGTASPTKDCTKGDLYVVIDPSKFGDFGEFVANTEDFVSQVRATGETVAIPGDLEVKRIADAEANGVAIDEKLYEQLKGICDDLDIDIDSYIEE
- the purM gene encoding phosphoribosylformylglycinamidine cyclo-ligase; amino-acid sequence: MVTYSESGVDIDLEAVTVSKLADKLKSTLSCRDIITDSGHYAALVKLGDKAIAMSTDGVGSKILIAEMMNKYDTVGIDCIAMVVNDILCVGAEPIALVDYLAVEKPDPERASEIAEGLVKGAEESKIAIIGGETASLPGIIKDFDLAGTGIGFVDIDKIITGENIEPGNVLIGIESNGIHSNGYSLARKALFDDAGFTVNDKMPNGNTTIGEELIRPTELYVKPIVALFEKEYNINGLAHITGGGFTNLRRLKKGVGYDINDLPEVPEIFKLIYEQNVDIKEMYKVFNMGIGFVVIAEENKAEKIMSTLKEYCNCQIIGKVTDDEKITVKAFEGSEIEY